Proteins encoded within one genomic window of Humulus lupulus chromosome 1, drHumLupu1.1, whole genome shotgun sequence:
- the LOC133778166 gene encoding replication protein A 70 kDa DNA-binding subunit D-like, translated as MSHHQSIEALDLMLKDINDSAQPFGGKVVVIGGDFRQVLPVVQKARREETIDATLGTRIQATIFEENIQKYEKLIIMFKTYNISNALVNFIPQQHRIVDNKYQWIINEHTTVKEVGDEEIINTPHELYNFSFVPFNALEQYKTLTMEVDILALVIDIQPQKYIPTSCGVSCVRESTLLNEEIGARPVLAAKNLKVVSYMNTSLSTKPASRLLIDPELPQAIALRTWRDENNMYLEHFVSRDLPASSNLTIPTSDALTPINTVKNLVEHKEFNEPVEKDHCNNKDGKAIPRCFVLVECEDTSGVLPVAIFGENAEKFIHCSALELMKHTTEEGIDNLETIADVSSSTQYTAQIKTYKYIQHQQTKYKYTIRHLMDISEGKKIF; from the exons ATGTCTCATCATCAATCAATAGAAGCTTTGGACTTAATGTTAAAAGATATAAATGATTCTGCTCAACCATTTGGTGGTAAAGTTGTTGTGATTGGTGGAGATTTCCGACAAGTATTACCTGTTGTTCAAAAAGCCAGAAGAGAGGAAACTATTGATGCAACTTTA GGAACAAGGATACAAGCTACAATCTTCGaggaaaatatacaaaaatatgaaaagttAATCATTATGTTTAAGACTTACAACATCTCAAATGCTTTAGTCAATTTTATTCCACAACAACATCGGATAGTTGATAATAAGTATCAGTGGATCATCAACGAGCACACTACTGTTAAGGAAGTTGGAGATGAAGAAATAATAAATACACCACATGAACTTTATAACTTCTCTTTTGTGCCATTCAATGCTTTGGAGCAATATAAAACTCTCACAATGGAagttg ATATTCTGGCTTTAGTCATCGATATACAACCACAAAAATATATCCCGACATCATGTGGTGTGAGTTGTGTTCGAGAATCGACTCTACTGAATGAAGA AATTGGAGCAAGACCTGTTCTAGCAGCCAAAAACCTTAAAGTTGTTTCATATATGA ACACATCACTCAGTACAAAACCTGCAAGTCGCCTCCTAATTGATCCAGAACTACCACAAGCAATTGCACTACGTACCTG GCGTGATGAAAATAACATGTACTTAGAGCACTTTGTTTCTAGAGACCTTCCAGCTTCATCAAACTTGACTATACCTACAAGTGATGCACTTACACCAATCAATACTGTTAAAAATCTTGTAGAACAT AAAGAGTTCAACGAACCTGTAGAGAAAGACCACTGCAACAACAAAGATGGCAAAGCAATACCCAG GTGTTTTGTTCTGGTTGAATGTGAAGATACTTCTGGAGTGTTGCCTGTAGCAATTTTCGGAGAGAACGCAGAAAAGTTCATTCACTGTAGTGCACTTGAATTAATGAAACACACCACTGAG GAAGGAATTGATAACTTGGAAACAATTGCTGATGTTTCCAGTTCTACACAATATACTGCCCAGATCAagacatataaatatatacaacACCAGCAAACAAAATACAAGTACACTATCAGACATCTTATGGATATATCTGAGGGGAAAAAAATATTCTGA